From Salvelinus fontinalis isolate EN_2023a chromosome 37, ASM2944872v1, whole genome shotgun sequence, the proteins below share one genomic window:
- the atoh7 gene encoding transcription factor atoh7: MVSRQPSCTGSDSGSESESLDSKSGSPEKHDGSTRRRMAANARERKRMQGLNTAFDRLRKVVPQWGQDKQLSKYETLQMALSYIMALSRILTDAQKRKAPHRQWLDLQFDCVQPENYQCFSTISYSSPDEHEYMHSSFPYQYDGLQVPT, encoded by the coding sequence ATGGTGTCCCGCCAGCCCAGTTGCACTGGATCTGACTCTGGATCCGAGTCTGAGAGTCTGGATTCCAAGTCTGGATCTCCAGAGAAGCATGATGGTTCCACACGGCGGAGGATGGCAGCCAACGCCCGTGAGAGGAAGAGGATGCAGGGGCTGAACACAGCCTTTGACCGTCTCCGTAAAGTGGTCCCCCAGTGGGGCCAGGATAAGCAACTGTCCAAGTACGAGACTCTGCAGATGGCCCTCAGCTACATCATGGCCCTCAGCCGGATCCTGACGGACGCCCAGAAGCGCAAAGCCCCCCACAGACAGTGGCTGGACCTGCAGTTTGACTGTGTGCAGCCAGAGAACTATCAGTGCTTCAGTACTATCAGCTACAGCTCTCCAGATGAACACGAGTACATGCATTCGTCCTTTCCCTACCAGTACGACGGCCTCCAAGTTCCTACATAG